The Lycium barbarum isolate Lr01 chromosome 11, ASM1917538v2, whole genome shotgun sequence genome contains the following window.
AGCACATTAAATATAAGGTCTTTTTTGTCTTCCCACAAAATTCCCCAATTTCTTCTCTACAATTTCAATTTGACAAAAAATTGTTCTCAACCTGAGAATTAGGCAAACCCACTTCAGTTCATCTTGTTTTCATTTTTCCATCTCTACCTAAGGTTAGATTGTTGGCAGGAAAAGTTACTGTTCCAGAGAATTTGATTGAAATATATAATATGATTTGTTCTGCAAGGAAATATTTTTTATGTAGATAAATCTCTAGAAATCAAGACCCATTTCCAAGCAATCATGACTTTTTCTCAAAGATAAATCTATATTCATTATCAGCTGCACGATTTTTCATCTTCATTAAATCTCAAAAATAATGTTAAGATTTTTGTATAATTAAATCTCTAATTTATATCTCAATCAGATGATTTTAGAATGTATGCATGAATTTAGAACTATAAAAATGCAATAAAGTGTTGTCCAGATACTAGTTATTCTAAAAGTGGGAACCAAAAAACAATTTAAGTTAATTTACCAAAATGTCcatcaaatattgaacgacttttttACCTTTCGAGCCAACATTATTTCAAAAAACTTATTTGTAAAAAGATGTAAATGCACATTTTACAAttataacaaaaagaaaaagtttgATACAAATAACAAAAAAATCGTAAAATGGGAATTAGAAGTTAATATTCAACACGTTTGACTTATCCCTCATTTAATAACTTAGTTACCCTTTCTTTCATCTTCGAGGTTAATAGAGACTAGTAGTATTTTAGCACCGTCTCTTCCTCTACTCCTAATTAATATTCATAAAATTtcaattatattttatatttagtTGTAAAGCTTTACTTTCATCAGCTATCTTCTTATCATAGCTTGATCATCAGCTATCTTCTTATCATATCTTGAATACTAAAAGACAATTGGTAGTCTTGAATGTTATTAACTGCCATTGTTCTCATGGCATTAATTGCCTTCAAAAGATAGATACTCTTCTGTTTAAAAAATAAATGGTGTTTTAAGCTTTTtaatttgtttcaaaataagtcgTGCTTTAGGATTTTAAGAagaaattaaccttatttttctgAAATTACACTTATTTACATAATTAAGAATCATTAAGTAGTTTTTTTAGGAAAGAGGTAAAATTGCATTAGggataagttagtaaaaacactcctaCTTTTCTAGGAATGAGCAATTTCTTAACAATAGGGAGGGAGTATTTACAAGAATAAATAGCCTCTATTGATCTGTGCAAGCTCATGTCTCTCTAGCTAGAAGACCCAACTCTTAAAGGAACTTTGAATTACTATAGAAGTTGGTCTGTTGCTTTACTATCACTCTCAAAGCAGtaagaaaaaattaaaatccGCATATCTTTCTTCTCAGGAATTTTTTCCCTTTCAGATGCTTGTGTGTTGGGTATGGACGTGAAATGTTCCCAGAAAACATTTACTACTACTTGATAAAATCATTTGTCAATAGTCACTTTAAGTTGTTGAAATGTAATCATTTGTCAATAGTCACTTTAAGTTGTTGAAATGTATTCTTCAATGCAAATATTTTAATATGGTATTAGTGTGCAACACACGTTCATCAAAACTAGTAAAATAAAAATTCCTCAACaggtatatataaatataaggcgggcgggggggggggggggggggggaggccttCTTTATCAATTTAGTATAAGTTGTATTTTTTGCTATCACTCTGAATACATACCAGTAAACATATTTGAATTAAGATAGAGAAACTGCATTTTGGTTAAGTTGCCAATCTCCCGCGGTAAGGATCCCTTGAGATTGTTCCCCCATAGATTAAGAAATTGCAGCGAGGAGATATTGTGTATGGAGATCGGGACTGAGCCGGTAATTTGGTTTCTCTCCATGCCTAACTTCACCAAATTAACAAGATTTCCGATTTCTTGTGGAATTATCCCTGCAATTCATCACGTGTAATAAAttttttgtggaattaactagATACAATACTACTAGCATTCATAAGATAAAACATACCAGTGAAATGGTTAGATCTGAGAGCCAAGTCCTGTAGATTAGGTAATCTTCCAATTTCACTATGTATTGGTCCATCAAACTCATTATATGATAAAGACAGTTTTTGAAGTTCTGAACAATTTGGCAAGCTTGTAGGCACATGTCCATGAAGCTTGCTTAAAGACAGATAAATCCCTTTGAGTATTGGGAGACCGTTGCATAAATCATTGGAAAGATTTCCTGGTAAGCTATTGCTTGTAAATGCGATGAATTTGATTCTAGAAATATTGAAAATTGTCAATGGTATAGAACCCGTAAGTTGATTATATTCTATGGATAACAAGTTCAGGTTGTGAAGATTGCTGATCCCTTCTGGAATGTTTCCTTGATGTGAATTAACAGATATATCTAAAACCTCCAGCCTCGAGGCATTTTAGAGTGACAGAGGAATAGAGCCTATGAGCTTGTTACCCTCCAAGATTAATTTTCTAAGGTTTATAAGACTTCCAATCACTTTTGGGATTTGACCCTCTATGGAATTGAATTTCAGATTCAAAGTCTCAAGTGTGGAAATATTAGAAAATGAAGAAGGGATAGAACCAGTGAAACTATTATTTCCAAGATTTAGAACTTGAAGTTGGTGTAAAAACCCAAACAAGGAAGGAACGTCCCCGCTGAAGCTGTTGAAACTTAAATCAAGAAACTTAAGCCGACGTAAGTGTGCCATTTCTTGAGGCAAATTGCCATAGAAATTGTTGCTTCCCAAGTCAAGAGAAACAAGAAATGAGAGGTTACCAAAATTATGGGGAATTGTTCCTGTAAGAGCCATGTTGAAAAGATTCAAGGACTTCACTCTCTGGTGGCGAGAGCCACAAGTGACTCCAACCCAATGGCAAACAGAAGTAGCAGAAGACCAACTTTCATCTAAGTAGTGAAAGGGGTCAGAACTGATTTCGGATTTCAGGGAAAAAAGAGCTAATTGATCAGTGGTAATGTTGGTATGAGTCATGGCTGAACTAGCCATAACATAGTGAAGCAAAAAGAGTGTTGAAAGAAAAGAGGTGAATGCATTCTCCATAATTGCATAAAGTggtatgaatatggatatggctAGTAATGATGTCGGTTTAAGACTTTAAATAGCAATGAGATCTCCTTTTTGGTCCTCCTGATTTTTTCATTCAAACATCTTTTAAGGAAACAGGAAAAACTTTTCCTAATTGATTATGTCATCTCAAGACTAATAATACAACCAAATTGGAGCTCAAATAAACAAAAAAGTGACTTTAGTTTGTTCAAGTGGCAGACCAAGAAAGAAATATAACTAGTTTTGACTTGAAAAGGAGTCGTCCACTAACTTTAACAACCAAATATAAGATGCCCAATAACACAACAAGAATGAATTGAATTATGTCATAAGTATtgtcatgggcggctttccagccatgccccatgacccTCTCAGCGCCTAGCGCCATGGACGGCCCCGTGGTCTCGGACGCCCCAAGTGACAAGGTAGTTTCTGCCTATGTCGCCCCATCAATGTCCCTCGTGCGCGCCCCTGTGCTGGCCGTGCCCCAACGCGTGCCCAGCGCCCAGTGTCAGTGCAGCCCAGCTACAGTGCCAGCGCCTAGCGCCCGCGCCCCAGTGCGCGCGCGCACCGTGCCTTGCGCGTATGACAGTGCCCCGACCGagggtgcacatggacctgctctagttaggtctcttttgttgtaattatagagtagtttactttatgtatttttggTTGTGTTTCTCTAGCAAAACCATGTCTAGTTCTatgacttgggtttttatttttaaggcattattaggggggatcaagcaatcaaaactttcaagcaagcaatcaattctctgtactggtgtctctccccctcgacaccgcttgctctcattgtaatcaattttcattaatgcaaacaagctctttttctttctcattctcaattcacttttctgttctctcaattgctcttgacattggttttcccgcacggcactgacagtctcgtctagcgtgcggagGGAACCCCGGTTGGCGGACAGCAACTTTGGAATCTTCGGTTGCTTAGCCTAACGTCGTCCTTCCAGgaagtctcaggaaggcgccgcgtaacagttggtatcagagcttaggctcgACATCGGACGAGGGAACACGTTGCTATTGTCATCATTTTCTGACCATGGTAAACCATGGAGACCGCCTCTTGATTTTGGAAACGACGGTCAACAAATTTCGACCCGTGACTGAAAGGGTGGAGGACCTGGACCGCAGGATGCGGCAGGCCGAACAAGACATTGTAAACATTGCTACTGACACTGATGCCGCCGCACAGGCGGCCGCCACACAAAGAGATGATGACCTAGCCCATAGGACTCAGGAGGCAGATAGACTGACTGCCATGCAAGTAACCATCGACAATTTGACTAATCAGCTCAATGTTGTCAATGCTGCCTTACAAGGCCTACTCCGAGGAGGGGGCAATCCCATCGGGGGCGCGGCAAACATTGCCCTGGCACCCCAGAAACTCAAGATTTCTGAACCAAAGCCCTACCAGGGTTCTCGAAATGCCAAAGAAGTGGAAAATTTTATCTTTGACATCGAGCAGTACTTTGACGCTGTGGGCGAACTGGAAGAGCCCAAGAAGGTCGCAACTGCTGCCATGTATCTACAAGGCGACGCCAAACTCTGGTGGCGTGTTAAATATGAAGCCATAAAAGCGGGCGAGGATGCTCTTGAGACATGGGAAGAACTAAAAGCAGCCATCCGCTTACAGTTCTTCCCCGAGAACGTCGAGTATAATGCACGGAGGAAACTTCGGGAACTCAGGCAATCGAAGTCAGTCCGTGATTATGTCCGCGAGTTCTCTGCCCTCATGCTGAACATAAGGGACATGGGCGACAAGGACAAACTTTTCACGTTCATGGAAGGCTTGAAACCCTATGCTCGCATGGAAATACAAAGACAGAGGGTGGATACCTTGCCCAAGGCCATCCAAGCTGCGGAATGCCTCAGTGACTATCAAGTGGATGCTCGAAAGGATAAACCTCAACCACCAGCCCGTGGGGGATTCAAAGGGGGCCAATCCTACAATGCTGGCCCCATCAGAAGTGGGGGAGATCGTAGTGCAACCAAATCAAAAGGTTCTTCCTCAGGCAACAATAGTGCTGCATCTCATAATAATGATCGGGGGCGGAAGCCCCCCTCAGGATGTCGCCATTGCGGCGGACCACATTGGAACAATGAGTGCCCACAGGCACAGATGAACGCCCATCAAATTTTGGATGATGGGAcggatgatgatgaggatgatgcgGATCAGACAGAACCAATAGGTGCCTTCAATGCACTTGTTTGTTCCATTTCCAACGTTGTAGAAGGCACCAGTGCTGGCATATGCAAAAAGAAAGACCCAAGCTCAACTGCCAAGAAGGGAAAGGCAAAGGCAGGCAACGGGCCTCCTCCCAGAAAGGAGAAGACCCTGATGTTTGTCGACTTGAGAGTAAATGGCAAGCCTATCAAGGCCATGATAGACACAGGTGCTACGCACAACTACCTGGCCACCACAGAAGTAGAACGCCTTGGCCTAGTTGTTGGAAAGGGTAAGGGTCGTGTCAAAGCTATCA
Protein-coding sequences here:
- the LOC132620236 gene encoding LRR receptor-like serine/threonine-protein kinase GSO1, which translates into the protein MENAFTSFLSTLFLLHYVMASSAMTHTNITTDQLALFSLKSEISSDPFHYLDESWSSATSVCHWVGVTCGSRHQRVKSLNLFNMALTGTIPHNFGNLSFLVSLDLGSNNFYGNLPQEMAHLRRLKFLDLSFNSFSGDVPSLFGFLHQLQVLNLGNNSFTGSIPSSFSNISTLETLNLKFNSIEGQIPKVIGSLINLRKLILEEGISNLHNLNLLSIEYNQLTGSIPLTIFNISRIKFIAFTSNSLPGNLSNDLCNGLPILKGIYLSLSKLHGHVPTSLPNCSELQKLSLSYNEFDGPIHSEIGRLPNLQDLALRSNHFTGIIPQEIGNLVNLVKLGMERNQITGSVPISIHNISSLQFLNLWGNNLKGSLPREIGNLTKMQFLYLNSNMFTGEVPKEIRNLMELRILDLNSNSFSGSLAMEIFSISRLKKVCLGDNNLVGSIPHSISNCSKLTLLDLSHNKLTGLIPNSLGYLTHLQYLVLGANRLTSDSSFSFLTSLTNCRKITTLYLDLNPLDCMLLVSIGNFSTSLLKFYAQSCKINGQIPNEVGNLNSLLTLDISENNLVGPIPTSIGNLTNLQRLGSIYFGQNQLSGSLPNCLWNVTLLREIHLRSNNLNSNIPTSIGNLKDLVVLDLSSNNMGGSLPTEIGNLKVAIQMDMSMNQFSNGIPREIGGLQNLQKLSLRYNKLQGSIPDSMSNMIGLEFLDVAHNNITGIIPKSLEKLQNLKYFNVSINKLYGEIPSGGPFKNLSSQFFIYNEALCGSSRFNVPSCPTSSKHKSNGKIC